The Chaetodon trifascialis isolate fChaTrf1 chromosome 16, fChaTrf1.hap1, whole genome shotgun sequence genome includes a region encoding these proteins:
- the c1qbp gene encoding complement component 1 Q subcomponent-binding protein, mitochondrial, which yields MLKSVVRAVGAAVRLSSATTSTARALPLSCPTPSTLNSATARPFTRSLWMLSNNGASSGYRPKLFSSKALNPSVSCGCGALHTEGDKAFGDFLSDEIKEERKIQKHKSLPKLSGGWELEMNGTEAKLTRNVGGEKITVSFNVNNSIPPNFEEEAEQGQQKSAEDEPEIVSTPNFVVEVTKQASKHSLVFDCHFPEDEISHGEGEEESDIFAIREVSFQPEGDSDWKETSYTLNTDSLDWALYDHLMDFLADRGVDNTFADELMELSTAVEHQEYIKFLEDLQGFVKCN from the exons ATGCTAAAGTCAGTTGTTCGTGCGGTGGGAGCCGCTGTCCGCCTTTCTTCAGCCACCACGTCCACAGCCAGAGCGCTGCCACTCAGCTGCCCGACACCGAGCACTCTAAACTCGGCAACAGCTCGGCCCTTCACCCGCTCCCTCTGGATGCTGAGTAACAACGGAGCCTCGTCAGGATACAGGCCGAAACTGTTCAGTTCAAAAGCGTTGAATCCCTCGGTGTCGTGTGGATGTGGAGCACTGCACACAGAAG GTGACAAAGCATTTGGCGATTTCCTGTCTGATGAGatcaaagaggagaggaagatccAGAAACACAAAAGCCTCCCAAAGTTGTCTGGAGGATGGGAACTGGAGATGAACGGCACAGAGGCGAAACTCACAAGGAATGTTGGTGGAGAAAA aatcACTGTCTCATTCAATGTCAATAACAGCATTCCTCCCAACTTtgaggaagaggcagagcaAGGACAGCAGAAGTCAGCAGAAGACGAG CCAGAAATTGTGTCAACACCCAACTTTGTTGTTGAAGTAACAAAACAGGCTTCAAAACATTCCCTGGTGTTTGACTGCCATTTCCCTGAAGACGAG ATAAGTCATGgcgaaggagaggaggagagcgacaTCTTTGCCATTCGTGAGGTCAGTTTCCAGCCTGAGGGAGACTCCGACTGGAAGGAGACCAGCTACACACTCAACACAGACTCTCTGGACTGG gctCTGTATGACCATCTGATGGACTTCCTGGCTGACCGGGGGGTTGACAACACCTTTGCTGATGAACTGATGGAGCTGAGCACTGCTGTCGAGCATCAGGAGTACATCAAGTTCCTGGAAGACCTCCAGGGCTTTGTCAAATGTAACTAA